TGCCCACCTCCGTCGGCCACCGGGCGCCCACCCTGCACCGGTTGCGCCTGGGCGCGGAGCCGGACGGCCGGCTGACGTCCTTGGTGCACGAGGTGACGACGTACTCCTCGCGGATCAAGGAGTACGTGGAGTACGCGGCGATGCCGGCCCGCGTCATGTACGCCGCCCCGCACCGCCGCAGCCTGCACCGCGTGGTCCGGCTCGACGTGCCGACGCCGTCCTGGATGCGGGCGCCCGGTGAGGCGTCGGGCATGTACGCCCTGGAGTCGGCGATGGACGAACTGGCCGAGGCGCTGGGCATGGACCCGGTCGAGGTGCGGATCCGCAACGAGCCGGACACCGAGCCGGACAGTGGCAAACCGTTCAGCAGCCGGCACCTGGTCGAGTGCCTGCGGGAGGGCGCTCGCCGTTTCGGGTGGTCCGGCCGGGACCCCCGTCCCGGGACGCGCCCCCGGGGCCCGTTGCTGCTCGGGACGGGCGTGGCCGCCGCCACCTACCCCGTGCAGACGTACCCGTCGAGCGCTGCGGCGCGTGCCCTGCCGGACGGCTCCTATCTCGTCGAGGTGAACGCCGCGGACATCGGCACCGGCGCCCGCACGGTCCTCGCACAGATCGCGGCGGACGCGCTGGGCGTGCCCCTGGAGCGGGTGGGGATCCGGGTGGGCAGCAGTGATCTGCCGGCGGCCCCGCTGGCGGGCGGCTCCTCGGGCACCGCTTCCTGGGGCTGGGCGGTGCACGAGGCCTGCCTGCGGCTCGCCGCCCGGCTGGCGGAACGTCAGGGTCCGTTGCCGGACCGGGGAGTGGAGGTGCGAGCCGACACGGAAGGGAAGGCCGACGCCGAAAGCCCCTTCGCACGGCACGCGTTCGGGGCGCACTTCGCGGAGGTCTCGGTGGACACGGTGACCGGAGAGGTGCGGGTGCGCCGGCTCCTCGGGGTGTACGCGGCGGGCCGCATCCTCAACCCCCGTACGGCACGCTCCCAGTTCGTCGGCGGCATGACCATGGGCCTGGGGATGGCGCTGACGGAGGGCAGCACAGTGGACGCCGCCTTCGGCGACTTCGCCGAGTCCGATCTCGCGTCGTACCACGTGCCCGCGCACGCCGACGTGCCGGACATCGAGGCGCACTGGATCGACGAGGACGATCCGCACCTCAACCCGCTCGGCGGCAAGGGGATCGGCGAGATCGGGATCGTGGGCACGGCGGCCGCCATCGGCAACGCCGTGCACCACGCCACGGGCGTCCGCTTCCGCGAACCCCCCCTGACCCCCGACCGGGTGCTGACGGGCCTGCTCCGTACCCCCGGCGCCCGCTGACGGCCGGCTGACCGACCGACCGGCTCCGGCCGCGCGGACGTCGGTCCGGGCCGTCACAGCGACGCGCGACCGCAGCGCGGATCACGCGGCCGGCGGACGGAAGGCCGGTGACAGAGCGTGCGGAGCGGGTGATCACGCTGTGCTCTCCGCGGGGTCGGGCTGTGCTCTCCATAAGGGTGCGGTCGCCCCCCGGGCGTCCCCCGAGATGCGACACGCGAGGTGACGCCGCCCGTGCCACGGACCGTCCGGAACACCGCGCCACCCGGACGTGGCAGCCGTCCGAACCGCGTCCGATGCGGTAATCCCGCCGGAAAGGGGAATCCGGAGGCCGAAAGCGGGGCAATCGACAGTCAGGGACCACGAGGCCGGGTCCGGCACAACTGAGACCGAGCAAGAGCAGACGTCGCGCGACGGACCACCGGGAGGGCCCGTGGATGCGCCAACCACGCTCGTCGTCGTCGCCGTAGTGGCGGCCGCGGCCCTGTTCGCCGTGGCCGCCGCGGTGCTGGTGCGTCTCGTCCGGGCCCGCCGGGGTCTGAGACGAGCAGGACTGCCCACCGGACCGCGCTGGATGTTCTGGGGGGCGGTCCTGTACTTCGTGCTGCCGACCGACCTGCTGCCGGACCCTGTCTACCTCGACGACATCGGCGTCCTTCTGCTGGCCCTGCGCTCAATGCGCCGCGCCCCCGAGAACACGCCCGAACGCCTCTCCGACTGACCGTCCGAGAAGACGTTTTCCTCTCTGCTCGACCCGATCTTCCCTGCTCCGCGCCCTGATCGGCGCCCGACTCCGCGATGATCACGGAGAGTAAGGAAACCAACCACCCGTTCGATTCGTATAAGTGACTGAAGGACGCACCTATCCAGCACCAGCAGCGGGCCCGAGTGACGTCGCACAGCGGCACCGCTTGATCGAGGCAGTACCGACGAGGGAGAGACGATGCAACCGTTCACGCTCAACTACGCACGCCCTGCGGCAGAGTTGGAGTTCAGCACTCCGTACGCCTATGACCCCGGACTGCAGTTGAACGTAACTCTTGACGGCCGGATCGCCGCTCGTGACCACGCGCTGCTGAGAGAACTGGGGACGACGACCTCGACCGCGGGTTCCAAGACCCACTTCGACGACTGAACACGGGCCGACGAAAATGACCGTGCTCATCCTTACCTGTGAAGAGGACGTCACGGCGGACATGGTGGTCGTGCACCTGAACGCCGCGGGCGTCCCCGTCGTCCGGCTCGATCCGGCCGATCTGACCCACTCCGTCGCCTTGTCCGGCGAGTACGTGCACGGTGCCTTCCGGGGCCACCTGTCGTCCGCCGGACGGCTGGTGAGCCTCGACGGGCTTCGCTCGGTGTGGGTCCGCCGGCCCGGCACCGCGGCGGCCCGGGCAGCCCAGCCGTCCGCGTGGCTCACGGAGGAGGCCTCACAGGCGCTGTACGGCAT
This Streptomyces sp. NBC_00377 DNA region includes the following protein-coding sequences:
- a CDS encoding xanthine dehydrogenase family protein molybdopterin-binding subunit; this translates as MTAVGAPAERREGREKVSGTARYAAEHPFPGRLFARPVPAAVARGRVTGIDVTAALAMPGVVTVLTHENAPRLAAPDDATLAVLQGPEVPNRGWFVALVVADSPEAARAGAAAVRVACAEEAHDVTLTAAHPRAYLPEKVAGTEPGVREQGDPEGAFAGAQIQVDVGYRVPPLHNHPMEPHASTAHWDGERLAVHTSSQGTTAVRTTLGRLFGLPEERITVVAEHVGGGFGSKGTPRPDVVLAVMAARHTGRPVTVVFPRRLMPTSVGHRAPTLHRLRLGAEPDGRLTSLVHEVTTYSSRIKEYVEYAAMPARVMYAAPHRRSLHRVVRLDVPTPSWMRAPGEASGMYALESAMDELAEALGMDPVEVRIRNEPDTEPDSGKPFSSRHLVECLREGARRFGWSGRDPRPGTRPRGPLLLGTGVAAATYPVQTYPSSAAARALPDGSYLVEVNAADIGTGARTVLAQIAADALGVPLERVGIRVGSSDLPAAPLAGGSSGTASWGWAVHEACLRLAARLAERQGPLPDRGVEVRADTEGKADAESPFARHAFGAHFAEVSVDTVTGEVRVRRLLGVYAAGRILNPRTARSQFVGGMTMGLGMALTEGSTVDAAFGDFAESDLASYHVPAHADVPDIEAHWIDEDDPHLNPLGGKGIGEIGIVGTAAAIGNAVHHATGVRFREPPLTPDRVLTGLLRTPGAR
- a CDS encoding YkvA family protein; this encodes MDAPTTLVVVAVVAAAALFAVAAAVLVRLVRARRGLRRAGLPTGPRWMFWGAVLYFVLPTDLLPDPVYLDDIGVLLLALRSMRRAPENTPERLSD
- the tgmA gene encoding putative ATP-grasp-modified RiPP, whose product is MQPFTLNYARPAAELEFSTPYAYDPGLQLNVTLDGRIAARDHALLRELGTTTSTAGSKTHFDD